Proteins encoded in a region of the Drosophila sechellia strain sech25 chromosome 2L, ASM438219v1, whole genome shotgun sequence genome:
- the LOC6612112 gene encoding uncharacterized protein LOC6612112, producing the protein MSSSKLALLILVIACLILIAWARPRSRSSIFNEVTSLPAERRMSNEIMDQISPMRRPHRRDYFVTRRPLISSRMMMSRSPFHERLYTDPVPEIAPGGANYFGNDVLPLSTYEILEPESLY; encoded by the coding sequence ATGTCGAGCTCTAAACTGGCCCTTCTTATTCTGGTCATTGCCTGTTTGATCCTCATCGCATGGGCACGACCCAGGTCGAGATCTTCAATATTCAATGAGGTCACATCGCTGCCGGCGGAGAGGAGAATGAGCAACGAAATCATGGACCAGATATCGCCCATGAGAAGGCCACACAGAAGGGACTATTTCGTAACGAGGCGTCCGCTCATCAGCTCTAGGATGATGATGTCCAGAAGCCCCTTCCACGAACGTCTGTACACCGATCCAGTGCCGGAGATTGCACCAGGTGGAGCCAACTACTTTGGCAATGACGTCCTGCCGCTTTCAACCTACGAGATCCTGGAACCAGAGTCATTGTATTAG
- the LOC6612113 gene encoding uncharacterized protein LOC6612113, whose protein sequence is MLIVRYLIALVFSIFMVATSLKIEERYRRCNGYKISTPDRLVIKMERRGGKCPTTFLEKRRLKV, encoded by the coding sequence ATGCTAATTGTTCGCTATCTAATCGCCTTGgtcttttccattttcatggTGGCCACATCACTAAAGATCGAGGAGCGCTACCGGCGGTGCAATGGCTACAAGATATCCACTCCGGATCGGTTGGTCATCAAAATGGAACGACGCGGCGGAAAGTGTCCAACCACGTTCCTAGAAAAGAGGCGTCTAAAAGTTTAA
- the LOC6612114 gene encoding uncharacterized protein LOC6612114 isoform X3, with amino-acid sequence MMKFVQILLCYGLLLTLLFALSEARPSGADTGPDSDGLDGQEAEDVRGAYGGGYDMPAQAIYPNIPMDRLQMLFAQYRPTAYLRNPTYGNVNELYRLPESKRQVRYRQCYFNPISCFRK; translated from the exons atgatgaaattcgTGCAGATATTATTGTGCTACGGCCTACTCCTCACCCTGCTCTTTGCCCTCAGCGAGGCACGACCTTCGGGTGCCGACACAGGACCG GACTCCGATGGACTGGATGGCCAGGAAGCGGAGGACGTGCGAGGCGCCTACGGTGGTGGCTACGATATGCCAGCCCAGGCCATCTATCCCAATATTCCCATGGACCGGCTGCAGATGCTCTTTGCCCAATACAGACCCAC CGCCTATTTGAGGAATCCCACCTACGGCAATGTGAATGAACTTTATCGGCTGCCCGAGAGCAAACGTCAAGTTAGATACCGGCAGTGCTACTTTAATCCCATCTCCTGCTTTAGGAAGTAA
- the LOC6612114 gene encoding uncharacterized protein LOC6612114 isoform X1 — MMKFVQILLCYGLLLTLLFALSEARPSGADTGPDSDGLDGQEAEDVRGAYGGGYDMPAQAIYPNIPMDRLQMLFAQYRPTSYSAYLRNPTYGNVNELYRLPESKRQVRYRQCYFNPISCFRK, encoded by the exons atgatgaaattcgTGCAGATATTATTGTGCTACGGCCTACTCCTCACCCTGCTCTTTGCCCTCAGCGAGGCACGACCTTCGGGTGCCGACACAGGACCG GACTCCGATGGACTGGATGGCCAGGAAGCGGAGGACGTGCGAGGCGCCTACGGTGGTGGCTACGATATGCCAGCCCAGGCCATCTATCCCAATATTCCCATGGACCGGCTGCAGATGCTCTTTGCCCAATACAGACCCAC TAGTTACAGCGCCTATTTGAGGAATCCCACCTACGGCAATGTGAATGAACTTTATCGGCTGCCCGAGAGCAAACGTCAAGTTAGATACCGGCAGTGCTACTTTAATCCCATCTCCTGCTTTAGGAAGTAA
- the LOC6612114 gene encoding uncharacterized protein LOC6612114 isoform X2, giving the protein MMKFVQILLCYGLLLTLLFALSEARPSGADTGPDSDGLDGQEAEDVRGAYGGGYDMPAQAIYPNIPMDRLQMLFAQYRPTYSAYLRNPTYGNVNELYRLPESKRQVRYRQCYFNPISCFRK; this is encoded by the exons atgatgaaattcgTGCAGATATTATTGTGCTACGGCCTACTCCTCACCCTGCTCTTTGCCCTCAGCGAGGCACGACCTTCGGGTGCCGACACAGGACCG GACTCCGATGGACTGGATGGCCAGGAAGCGGAGGACGTGCGAGGCGCCTACGGTGGTGGCTACGATATGCCAGCCCAGGCCATCTATCCCAATATTCCCATGGACCGGCTGCAGATGCTCTTTGCCCAATACAGACCCAC TTACAGCGCCTATTTGAGGAATCCCACCTACGGCAATGTGAATGAACTTTATCGGCTGCCCGAGAGCAAACGTCAAGTTAGATACCGGCAGTGCTACTTTAATCCCATCTCCTGCTTTAGGAAGTAA